The following proteins are encoded in a genomic region of Coleofasciculus chthonoplastes PCC 7420:
- a CDS encoding tetratricopeptide repeat protein, whose translation MFTSLNQAIKNYRIKLEALEKASKYSTNKIKFTILYARLKRWCKALKAEIFRSSYKTIFAVVFTQFRYLPTALKANVHQPSDKQKRVIDVLLARDAVEAIQLEKNQDSPDTLLTLIDLDKRLREQAKFIAQTVELPEWRKSLKLPPKAWWWFFPPPVHPQDRFDWSWSGLSVLFFTASLGLLVNISSRVLTGGPDLLGALAISVQSVLTLLAAKGALTESGKEGIKQFLENCNLSKHWWQEIKLGLALLVCVILGTIYWVLPRFAEPYRQHGYQEYQAGRLASAESDYKRALAMNPDDAKTHFYLGLLYEELQDFKRASTEYKYAIQGGYQTAFNNLARLYILKKDYANAGVLLTQLKKKSIENKRLEYTLYKNFGWLYLEKNYLTLAKEHLNIAIYLADQLPPSLDERPGSAHCLLAQVLNKENDNTKEEQKQWEYCISDSPEEFPEEVIWLAMAKERLLELKTVQVK comes from the coding sequence ATGTTTACTTCATTAAATCAAGCAATAAAAAACTATAGAATTAAGCTAGAGGCACTTGAAAAAGCATCTAAATATTCAACAAATAAAATAAAGTTTACAATTTTATATGCTCGATTAAAACGCTGGTGCAAAGCACTCAAAGCAGAGATTTTTCGATCTTCATACAAAACAATTTTTGCCGTCGTATTTACGCAATTTAGATATTTACCTACAGCCTTAAAAGCAAATGTTCATCAACCATCAGATAAGCAAAAGCGAGTGATAGATGTCTTACTTGCTCGTGATGCCGTTGAAGCTATCCAACTTGAGAAAAACCAGGATTCCCCAGATACTCTACTCACTCTGATTGACCTAGACAAGCGCTTGAGAGAACAGGCAAAGTTTATTGCCCAAACCGTAGAGCTACCTGAATGGCGTAAAAGCCTGAAGCTTCCACCTAAAGCATGGTGGTGGTTTTTCCCCCCTCCTGTCCATCCACAGGATCGTTTTGATTGGTCGTGGAGTGGATTATCTGTCCTATTCTTCACGGCTTCTCTTGGGCTTTTGGTAAATATTTCCTCTCGTGTTTTAACAGGCGGACCTGATTTATTGGGAGCTTTGGCAATTAGTGTTCAGAGTGTGTTGACACTTTTGGCAGCTAAAGGCGCACTAACCGAGTCAGGTAAGGAAGGAATAAAACAGTTTCTCGAAAACTGCAATCTATCTAAGCACTGGTGGCAAGAGATTAAATTGGGTTTAGCATTATTAGTCTGTGTAATTTTAGGAACTATCTACTGGGTGTTGCCTAGATTCGCCGAGCCTTATCGTCAACACGGATATCAAGAATACCAAGCTGGTCGTTTAGCGAGTGCTGAATCAGATTACAAACGCGCTTTGGCAATGAATCCAGATGATGCAAAAACACATTTCTATCTGGGTTTGCTTTACGAAGAGTTACAAGATTTTAAGCGTGCCAGCACAGAATACAAATATGCTATACAAGGTGGTTACCAAACAGCTTTTAACAACTTAGCTCGCTTGTATATTCTCAAAAAAGATTATGCTAATGCTGGTGTCCTTCTGACACAGCTTAAGAAAAAGTCAATCGAAAATAAGCGTTTGGAGTACACTCTGTACAAGAACTTTGGCTGGTTGTATTTAGAAAAGAATTATCTCACTCTTGCTAAGGAACATCTAAATATAGCAATTTATCTGGCTGATCAGTTGCCCCCAAGTCTTGATGAACGCCCAGGTTCTGCCCATTGTCTACTAGCACAGGTGCTAAATAAGGAAAACGATAATACTAAGGAGGAACAAAAACAATGGGAATACTGTATTTCTGACAGTCCTGAAGAATTTCCTGAGGAAGTTATCTGGTTGGCAATGGCTAAGGAACGACTGCTAGAACTCAAAACTGTTCAGGTGAAATAG
- a CDS encoding tetratricopeptide repeat protein, producing MNYKIPVAIAVTLIQTTALRFTAISSTPDIELIQAEDEVILLRGDSETSIKTGEVLQPGDILIPSSIVKIRCPNGAKPLLPANVSSGVNSTCHLSNRQDERLTIIRYRLGGSNPEIPYTLSPRMTYLLDERPTFHWNEVPGATSYTVKVLGPGGIIWWENPAKVTSTELKYPNDAPFLTQGVQFLLTVTTDQNRSSLEDDGSGGCFGFEILPENKRKEVRKRVVDINNSSLTDENKALALAGVYSTEYLITDAIKELRQLEGAKTPFVYSRLGKLYAESGLNLLAEDYYSKAIERFDPIGHSYNLAEAQAGLAGAKLILGKQEEAEQLETKAKAGYEVFGERESAKDIENALTELRTKLREQAENNCQSNPNKSVIIITPRNN from the coding sequence ATGAACTATAAAATACCTGTCGCGATTGCTGTTACTCTGATACAAACAACAGCGCTCAGATTCACTGCTATTTCATCCACCCCTGATATAGAACTAATTCAAGCTGAAGACGAAGTAATTCTCCTCCGGGGAGATTCGGAGACATCAATCAAAACAGGGGAAGTACTTCAGCCGGGTGATATACTAATACCATCGTCAATTGTGAAGATTCGCTGCCCTAATGGGGCTAAACCACTATTACCTGCCAATGTATCATCGGGCGTAAACAGCACTTGCCACCTATCTAATAGACAAGATGAGCGTCTTACAATTATTAGATATAGACTGGGTGGAAGTAATCCAGAAATTCCATACACACTTAGTCCTCGCATGACTTATCTGCTCGATGAGAGACCAACTTTTCATTGGAATGAAGTACCGGGAGCAACCAGCTATACCGTAAAAGTGTTAGGACCGGGAGGGATCATCTGGTGGGAAAATCCAGCAAAAGTTACTTCTACGGAGCTAAAGTATCCTAATGATGCCCCTTTTTTAACACAGGGAGTTCAATTTTTATTGACTGTTACAACAGATCAGAACAGATCCTCACTTGAAGATGATGGTTCTGGAGGCTGTTTCGGCTTTGAAATCCTTCCAGAAAATAAGCGGAAAGAAGTACGCAAGAGAGTAGTAGACATTAACAATTCAAGCTTGACGGATGAAAATAAGGCACTTGCCCTAGCTGGAGTTTACAGTACTGAATATTTAATAACTGATGCGATTAAAGAACTCAGACAACTAGAAGGAGCCAAAACACCATTTGTGTACAGCAGGCTGGGGAAACTCTATGCAGAATCCGGACTCAACTTGCTAGCTGAGGATTACTATTCCAAGGCAATCGAGCGCTTTGACCCTATCGGGCATAGCTACAACCTAGCGGAAGCACAAGCTGGTTTAGCAGGAGCCAAGCTCATTCTAGGCAAGCAAGAAGAGGCAGAACAACTAGAAACCAAAGCCAAAGCTGGATATGAAGTTTTTGGAGAGCGTGAAAGCGCCAAAGATATAGAAAACGCACTGACAGAATTGAGAACAAAATTAAGAGAGCAAGCGGAAAATAATTGTCAGTCTAATCCAAATAAGAGTGTTATTATAATTACACCGCGAAATAATTGA